A segment of the Symmachiella macrocystis genome:
GATTTCCTGGCGGCGTTCGGTGAACGAGGCCACTTGTTCCAGCAACGGAACCGTGGTCGACTGCAATATTGAATTGATCATGACATGAACCTTTCGTTACGCAGCTCGTTTGAACGGTTGATTGGATCCGGGGCCGCCTCGTGGCGGATAGCCGTAATCTCGCAGTTTTCCGGAGAGCGTTCGCAGGCCGATCTGCAACGCTTGTGCCGTTTTTTCGCGGTTGCCGGCAAAACGCGCGAAGGTCGATTCGATGAGTTTGCGTTCCATCTCCTTCAATGACATGCCGGATTCGGACGAGTTGTGGTCTTGCGTCGGAGCGGCCAACCAGGGACGAATCAGTTCCGGAGTCAATTTAGGACCGCAGTCGATGGCACAACCCCGCTCGATGAGGTTTTCCAATTCCTGAACATTTCCCGGCCATGCGTAGTTGGCCAGAATATCCATGGTGGCCGCCGGAATCCGTTTGGCCGGCTTCCCCTGTTTGAGAGCGATGTTGCGGAGAAAATGTTCCGTGAGCGCTGCGATGTCGTCCCGATGATTCTTCAGCGCGGGCGTGGGGAGGATCCGTGATGCGATTTGCTTGAGTAGGTCCTCACGGAATAATCCCTGCCGCGCTTGATGGTCCAGATCGTAGCGGGTTGTGGTGATGATGTGCGTGTCCAGCGGACGGTATTCGGTTGCCCCCAAACGGCGAAACCGCCGCTCGCGCAACACCTGTGCAAAATCGGCTTGAATCATGAACGCCATTTCGTCAACGTTCTGCACGACCAACGTACCGCCGGCTGCTAAGTCCAGCCGTCCCGGTCGTGGTTCACCACCTCGAAACGAATCGACAGCCGTGTCGCCGAACAGTTCCCGCTCCAAGTGTGCGGCGGTCAAAATCGAACAATCCAGCGTGATGAAGGGACGATGGGCTCGCGATCCCAAATCATGTAAAACGCGAGCCACCAATTGCTTACCGGTGCCCGGTTCCCCTTGAACCAACACGGGCGCGTCCCCTTCGGCACAGCGCAAAGTTCTTAGACGCAATTCGCTAATCGCCGCACTATTTCCGACGATGTCATGTGTTCCCCGTTGTGCAAGTTGTCGCGTCAGGCGGGTGTTCTCCGCAATCATTTCCGCATGTGTCAATACTTGCTGCACGATGCTGTAGAGCATTTCCGGATTCACGGGAGGGGCGATCACCACACAGGGCTGCGACTGCATTTTGTCAATGATTCCAAACGGAGCCGCTGTATGCGCGATGACAATGTGCGGAGTCGATTGCGAACTTGTCACCAGTGCGGTGATTGCCGCAACCGCCGATTCGCTCTCTTCGTGCACGTCGTGAATCACTAAATCGAATTGTTGGCTGCGCAACAATAATTCGGCATCGGCGGGCGAATGGACGGCTGTTGCCCGTGCGCCGAATTCGACAAGCCCATCCACCACGGCAGTTCGGCTGTCAAGCTGATCGCCCACCACCAGCACGTGTGCGGAGAGTGTCCGTTCCTGACGTACGTCAGCCCCGTAGATTTTTAACGGAGAGGCATTCAGATTGTGGTCGTTTCGATGGTCCATGGATTGATTCAATGCAGGTGATTTGAAACGGCGACTAGTATCGTGCGTGGAAATAATGTTGGTCATTGTCCGATGTCCAAACGGCGGTGTGTCGCGGGTGCCAGGCTGTCACGATAAGCTTCGCTCACGCGTCCTCCCTGGTCGAGGTTTTGCAAATCCTGTTGTGTGGCTGCGCGACGTTCTTCAATGCGGTCAGTACTGGCTTGTTCTTGACGGACGAGTTCCGCTAAGTCGGATTCCGTACCGTTGAGCAAGTCCTCACATTGTCGGCGTGTTTCCGTGTCGAGTTCATCGCGTTGCAACTTCCACAAGGCTTGAATGCGCGGCCGATGCTTTGCGTACTCTTCCATTTGATTCAAAACTTTTTGTTTCTTACCCAAGACGACCAACAATTGTGTGTAGTCATCCTCGATGATTAACCGATCCTGATTGTGGGACAATTCCAACAACCGGCTGCAACATTCGCGGTGTGCCGCGAAGATTCGCACAAAGTTGAACGTGGGAGATCCGGTCATAGGATGGTTTCGAAGTAAAGAAAAAAAGGTGGCCGAGACAGAACGTCAGTCGTTAAGCAGAGGGTCGATTGTGCAATTCAATGGCCCATTGCAACCAATCTCTCCATTGGTCCTTATTCAACGCTTCGCTGTGTTCCAGAAAATCCTGGTCGGGGATTTGCTCCAAAATAAATTTCGCCTGCGCCAGCGCCCCGCGGGCGTCCAGGGGACGATTGAGCCGGTCATAACAGTTCGCTTCCTGGACCATGGCCCGCAGCGCATCGGGATGGTTTTGATACCGTCCGGCCGCTTCGCGATAACGAATCACCGCTCCGTGGTAGTCCTGGAAATTGAAGAAGTTATTGGGGATTTCAAAGTAACAGTTCCGCAAAAACTCACGCCCCAATGCGTCGATGCGGCCTGCATCCGATGCCAATAACAATTCTGTCTTCAACCGCTCATAGTTACTGTTGGATTGATCGAGCAGTTGTTTCATCTGGTTGAAAAACTGGTTGCGGGCGTTTTCGGTTTCAGCGGCCTTCATTTTCGTTTGCTGATATTCGGCGCTGCGCTGGCACGCCTTGGCAAGGTAGTAGCGAGCCTCCATCAACATTTTGGTGCGTTCGCGATGGCGCGGGTCGATGGTTGCCTTTGTCGGCAGGTCAAATCGTTTGACATATTCATCCAACCGGATGATGGCTTCATCCCAGCGCCGATACGCGGTGAATTTCAGTTTTTCCGCAGCTTCCTGATCCGTCGCTTCCACCGTCGCCGCTTGCATCGCTATTTCTTCGCAAGTGAGATGCAGCAGTTTTCCCAATCCAAACAGCGCGTCTTGCCATTCCTCCGCTGCAGGTGTCAGTTGGTCGGAAATCAACATTTCGCGCCAAGTTTGTTCCGCCAATTCATGACGATCGGTTTCAAAATAGCACGTTCCGATCAACAGCCGCGCTTGGAAGGCCATGACATGCGTGGGATGGCTGGTAATGACTCTTTGAAAGTGATTCAGTGCATCCTCAAACAAATGAAGTTGCATCAAGACCCGACCCTTGAGCACCAAGGCGGCGGGCAACTGCTTTGTGGGATTCGTATTCAGAAACAACGTGAGATAATTCACAGCGCTTTGATAGTCATGCCCTTTCAAGAAGTGCTCTGCCGCCATCCACAAATCGGTGGGATATTCGGCAGACGTCTTGCGTTCGGCTGCGAGGAGTGCGAATGCTTGCCCGCTACGTACCCAGCGGTTTTCGAGTTCGCTTTGTCGTTGCTGACGTTTCTGGTTGTTGGCAACCGCAAGTTGATCCTCAAGATGCTGTGCGGCCTTTTGATTCGCCAAAGCCCCGTACTCCCGGGCCAAAGCCGAGGGAAACAGTGGAGCCATGTGCTCAGAAAGTGCGATCGAGTGTTGATACAACTCCATCTCGTTCCAGGAATTCCAGGCGTCCAAAATCACACCGCGAAACACCTTGACGTCGATCCATTTGTTACTGAAGTCGCTCGGGTTGTGAACCTGCCGTAAGACATCGTGATAGGTCTCCAACGCCTTTTCATGAAAATTCTGCCGTCTCAAAATGTCCGCCGCCCACAACTGCGCCGCAACAGCTTCGTGTGATCCGCGAAATTGTTTGTAGGTCCGTTCGTAATAATTGCGAGCCGCGTCGTAATGGACGGTTTGATTCGTACGATCTCGTTGGGCCAACCGCTGTTCGCACAATCCCATTAAGTATCGTGCCTGACGTGGAAACTTTTGTCGCAAGCCCTCGCCCGCTTCCACGGGACGCAATTTTTCCAAGGCCTCAGCGTACTTGCCGGCTTTCATCAGCACCTCAGCCCGCAGAATCGTAATTCCGTCGGTTTCCGCGTGGACATCGGCCAAAGCCGCTTCGGCTTCACTCGGTTTGTCCATTGCATACAAAATCTGTGCACGTTGCAAAAAGACACGGTCGCGCTGTTGATCGTTCAGTTCGGGGAGGGCGGCGATAGCGATATTCAGAGCCTGCGCTTTGGCTAGGTCTTCGGTGGTTTTGGAATAAACATAAGTGTCCGCCAGCAATAAT
Coding sequences within it:
- a CDS encoding sigma-54-dependent transcriptional regulator codes for the protein MDHRNDHNLNASPLKIYGADVRQERTLSAHVLVVGDQLDSRTAVVDGLVEFGARATAVHSPADAELLLRSQQFDLVIHDVHEESESAVAAITALVTSSQSTPHIVIAHTAAPFGIIDKMQSQPCVVIAPPVNPEMLYSIVQQVLTHAEMIAENTRLTRQLAQRGTHDIVGNSAAISELRLRTLRCAEGDAPVLVQGEPGTGKQLVARVLHDLGSRAHRPFITLDCSILTAAHLERELFGDTAVDSFRGGEPRPGRLDLAAGGTLVVQNVDEMAFMIQADFAQVLRERRFRRLGATEYRPLDTHIITTTRYDLDHQARQGLFREDLLKQIASRILPTPALKNHRDDIAALTEHFLRNIALKQGKPAKRIPAATMDILANYAWPGNVQELENLIERGCAIDCGPKLTPELIRPWLAAPTQDHNSSESGMSLKEMERKLIESTFARFAGNREKTAQALQIGLRTLSGKLRDYGYPPRGGPGSNQPFKRAA
- a CDS encoding tetratricopeptide repeat protein codes for the protein MATEPQQSESGLPESDTALADAPSVEGLENVGDFEPPLGLVARLMDKFRGVASGVQDWVTPANLKLAGFTTVGFLLLFAGIYIATREEGPTNSEKLIAALEFLKTGDDGPAARIAQEIQQEGFQDPDFPGGDQFILGIVAFRQAEKLTEDEGREQKYLVAKSFLEEAQERALTEEYEAQWAYALGLSMYRIGRAKAAQPLLEKAVESYVPGKIESGLLLADTYVYSKTTEDLAKAQALNIAIAALPELNDQQRDRVFLQRAQILYAMDKPSEAEAALADVHAETDGITILRAEVLMKAGKYAEALEKLRPVEAGEGLRQKFPRQARYLMGLCEQRLAQRDRTNQTVHYDAARNYYERTYKQFRGSHEAVAAQLWAADILRRQNFHEKALETYHDVLRQVHNPSDFSNKWIDVKVFRGVILDAWNSWNEMELYQHSIALSEHMAPLFPSALAREYGALANQKAAQHLEDQLAVANNQKRQQRQSELENRWVRSGQAFALLAAERKTSAEYPTDLWMAAEHFLKGHDYQSAVNYLTLFLNTNPTKQLPAALVLKGRVLMQLHLFEDALNHFQRVITSHPTHVMAFQARLLIGTCYFETDRHELAEQTWREMLISDQLTPAAEEWQDALFGLGKLLHLTCEEIAMQAATVEATDQEAAEKLKFTAYRRWDEAIIRLDEYVKRFDLPTKATIDPRHRERTKMLMEARYYLAKACQRSAEYQQTKMKAAETENARNQFFNQMKQLLDQSNSNYERLKTELLLASDAGRIDALGREFLRNCYFEIPNNFFNFQDYHGAVIRYREAAGRYQNHPDALRAMVQEANCYDRLNRPLDARGALAQAKFILEQIPDQDFLEHSEALNKDQWRDWLQWAIELHNRPSA